The following coding sequences lie in one Allochromatium vinosum DSM 180 genomic window:
- a CDS encoding HDOD domain-containing protein yields MDTDRLIERLGELPSLPAVYHRVREAIETPDGSLETVARLIESDPSMSTCVLRVANSPFYGLATRVDNILRALTLIGATATHNLVLATALLTVFRDLPLGAVSMRSFWEHGLACAAAARLIACQGGRANPEDAYLAGLLHDIGRLPLYILEPLDMGAALQAHRERQGHLHDLEQQYLGIDHTELGAILLAHWQLPEVFCSAVSNHHAPWRASSSSPETAVVHVADLIANSLRLGTSGTRWVPVLDDGAWRLTGLDIAQLPAILETTVTATRDLASAFMEP; encoded by the coding sequence GTGGACACTGACCGCCTCATCGAGCGACTCGGCGAGCTGCCCTCCCTCCCGGCTGTCTATCATCGCGTGCGCGAGGCCATCGAGACCCCGGACGGCTCGCTGGAAACAGTGGCCCGCCTCATCGAGTCCGACCCGTCCATGAGTACGTGCGTGCTGCGTGTCGCCAACAGCCCGTTCTATGGACTGGCGACCAGGGTCGACAACATCCTCCGGGCGCTGACGCTCATCGGCGCGACCGCGACCCACAATCTGGTGCTGGCCACAGCTCTGCTGACGGTATTCCGTGATCTGCCGCTCGGCGCCGTCTCCATGCGTTCGTTCTGGGAGCATGGCCTCGCCTGCGCCGCAGCGGCCCGTCTGATTGCCTGCCAGGGAGGCCGGGCCAATCCGGAAGACGCCTATCTGGCCGGACTGCTGCACGACATCGGGCGTCTGCCGCTCTACATCCTCGAACCCCTCGACATGGGCGCCGCCCTGCAGGCGCATCGAGAACGCCAGGGCCATCTACACGACCTGGAGCAGCAATACCTGGGTATCGACCACACCGAACTCGGCGCCATCCTGCTCGCACACTGGCAGCTGCCAGAGGTCTTCTGTTCGGCCGTCTCCAATCACCATGCCCCCTGGCGCGCGTCGAGCTCCAGTCCCGAGACCGCTGTCGTGCATGTCGCCGACCTGATCGCCAACAGCCTCAGACTCGGCACCAGCGGCACACGCTGGGTTCCGGTGCTCGACGATGGAGCCTGGCGCCTGACGGGACTCGACATCGCACAGCTGCCCGCCATACTCGAAACGACCGTCACGGCCACGCGTGATCTCGCCTCGGCCTTCATGGAGCCCTGA
- a CDS encoding putative bifunctional diguanylate cyclase/phosphodiesterase, with protein MPRLHPLTLNVLREVIARLHSCRSLSELLAGIERGARLLLPTTQMAVLLRQPDACLEIVHCAPHTATDSLGALVDDLIDRGHFGQALKQGFVWASAGPDRTCLLSRISTASRIHGLVLWVDPALSPPWHQTLGALTDLIGLGLERLNDDAEAVLLPRPATSARSRPALDIAIPVDRLTGLAHRTHFMRFLQRAILDSAPQLSVATLLLDVDGFHRVNRELSYETGDQILCELAARLNGALQSQSACDSLGVAERDICFARTGADEFGIALARVHHPQRLVELAAQLHSHIAAGFQQQGSRLHLSVSIGIAVASGLAESTSAQDLMRNADAALKRAKQAGRNRHVLYEPSWESSGTHHLRTESLLQEALRQDTFNLHFQPQFELATGRLAGAEVLLRLTLGDGTPLSPASFIPVAESTGQIIEIGEWVLRRACRQLRAWDALGLARIPLAINVSAIELSQPDLSIRLQSILEQEGIGMERLHLEITETAIAHNEGQTIANLKTLRAAGFEIWIDDFGTGYSSLKSIKNYPASGIKLDREFVKDLSEDHGARVVAAAILDLAWNLGYPVVAEGIEDAAQCALLRGQGCDIGQGFHLGHPVDALEFQRLYLSEAT; from the coding sequence TTGCCGAGACTCCATCCACTGACACTCAACGTCCTGCGCGAAGTCATCGCGCGTCTGCACAGCTGTCGCTCGCTCTCCGAATTGCTCGCCGGCATCGAGCGCGGTGCGCGGCTGCTCCTGCCGACGACTCAGATGGCCGTTCTGCTGCGCCAGCCGGACGCCTGTCTCGAGATCGTCCATTGCGCGCCGCACACGGCGACGGACAGTCTGGGTGCCCTCGTCGACGACCTCATCGATCGCGGCCATTTCGGTCAGGCGCTCAAGCAGGGGTTCGTCTGGGCGAGCGCCGGCCCCGATCGAACCTGCCTGTTGTCGCGGATCTCGACCGCCAGTCGCATCCATGGCCTGGTGCTCTGGGTCGACCCGGCACTCTCGCCTCCTTGGCACCAGACCCTGGGCGCCCTGACGGATCTGATCGGACTGGGTCTCGAACGGCTGAACGACGATGCCGAGGCCGTCCTGCTCCCGCGACCGGCGACCAGCGCCAGATCGCGTCCGGCCCTCGATATCGCCATTCCAGTCGATCGGCTCACTGGATTGGCCCATCGGACCCACTTCATGCGATTCCTCCAGCGAGCGATCCTCGACAGTGCCCCGCAGCTGTCGGTGGCCACACTGCTGCTCGACGTCGATGGCTTTCATCGCGTCAACCGCGAATTGAGCTACGAGACCGGCGATCAGATACTGTGCGAGCTGGCCGCCCGGCTCAATGGTGCACTACAGTCCCAATCGGCGTGTGACAGCCTGGGCGTCGCCGAGCGCGACATCTGCTTCGCCCGCACCGGCGCCGACGAATTCGGGATCGCGCTGGCGCGGGTGCACCACCCCCAGCGGCTGGTTGAGCTCGCCGCCCAGCTGCACAGCCACATCGCGGCGGGTTTCCAGCAGCAGGGTTCGCGACTCCATCTGTCGGTCAGCATCGGCATCGCCGTCGCGAGCGGACTCGCCGAGAGCACCAGCGCCCAGGATCTGATGCGCAATGCCGACGCGGCGCTCAAACGCGCCAAGCAGGCTGGACGCAACCGGCACGTACTCTACGAGCCCAGTTGGGAGTCCTCAGGAACACACCATCTGCGCACCGAGTCGCTACTCCAGGAGGCGCTGCGTCAGGATACGTTCAACCTGCATTTCCAGCCTCAGTTCGAGCTGGCGACCGGGCGTCTGGCCGGCGCCGAGGTACTGCTGCGGCTCACGCTCGGTGATGGCACGCCGCTCTCGCCGGCGAGCTTCATCCCGGTCGCCGAGAGCACGGGGCAGATCATCGAGATCGGCGAATGGGTGCTGCGCCGCGCTTGCCGACAACTCCGGGCCTGGGATGCACTGGGATTGGCGCGGATTCCGCTCGCCATCAATGTCTCGGCGATCGAATTGAGCCAGCCCGACCTGAGCATACGTCTCCAGTCGATCCTGGAGCAGGAGGGCATCGGGATGGAGCGCCTGCATCTGGAGATCACCGAAACGGCCATCGCCCACAACGAGGGCCAGACCATCGCCAACCTCAAGACACTGCGCGCGGCAGGATTCGAGATCTGGATCGACGACTTCGGCACCGGCTATTCGTCGCTGAAGTCGATCAAGAATTACCCGGCGAGCGGAATCAAGCTGGATCGCGAATTCGTGAAGGATCTGAGCGAGGATCATGGCGCACGCGTGGTCGCCGCCGCGATTCTCGATCTGGCGTGGAATCTGGGCTATCCGGTCGTCGCCGAGGGGATCGAAGACGCCGCGCAGTGTGCGCTGCTGCGCGGGCAGGGTTGCGACATCGGTCAGGGATTCCATCTCGGGCACCCGGTCGATGCCCTGGAGTTCCAGCGGCTCTATCTGTCCGAGGCGACGTAA
- a CDS encoding Tll0287-like domain-containing protein — protein MHATARPILIATGLSLLTSLTLAHASADDPMTEEAKELIQEFAGQLQSELKAAIQTGGPVQAISVCKDRAPAIAAELSESSGWEVGRVSLKMRNTTLGTPDAWETRVLESFETRLANGQPVDTLSQAEVVEDDQGRAFRFMKAIPTQEVCLACHGKTIAEPVAQALDAHYPNDRARGFEVGDIRGAFTLSKPLTE, from the coding sequence ATGCATGCCACCGCACGCCCGATCCTGATCGCCACCGGCCTGAGCCTGCTGACGAGCCTGACGCTGGCCCACGCCTCAGCCGATGACCCCATGACCGAGGAAGCCAAGGAGCTCATCCAGGAATTCGCCGGACAGTTGCAGTCCGAACTCAAGGCGGCGATCCAGACCGGCGGCCCCGTCCAGGCGATCTCCGTCTGCAAGGATCGCGCACCGGCCATCGCCGCCGAGCTGTCCGAATCCAGCGGCTGGGAGGTGGGACGTGTCAGTCTCAAGATGCGTAACACGACACTCGGGACACCGGACGCCTGGGAGACCCGGGTGCTCGAATCCTTCGAGACCCGTCTGGCCAATGGCCAGCCCGTCGATACCCTGAGCCAGGCCGAGGTGGTCGAGGACGATCAGGGACGGGCGTTCCGTTTCATGAAAGCGATCCCAACGCAGGAGGTCTGTCTGGCCTGTCATGGCAAGACCATTGCCGAGCCGGTCGCTCAGGCGCTCGACGCGCACTATCCGAACGACCGCGCGCGCGGCTTCGAGGTCGGCGACATTCGCGGCGCTTTCACGCTGTCCAAACCACTGACCGAGTGA
- a CDS encoding protoporphyrinogen/coproporphyrinogen oxidase: MSTDFDHIVIGAGISGLGAAHFSARRGLSTLVLEASDRVGGCINSQVFPALGGFWTEAGGHTCFNSYGHMLSILDDLGLTSQVHPKVKVGYKLWKAGKRRSILSALHLFEGARSIPKLFKEPKDGRSVRDYYGAVLGRRNYRDLLQHAFQAVICQPADDYPAEALFRRKPRRKEVIKAFTFAEGIATIPNAIAAQNTLDVRTGQRIEQVESEGEGFRVRLQDGTAIRAAHLTLAVPPDVAAKLLPAGFEDARALVAGIGMAEIETLVLVLRQDDLELPPIAGLIAVEDAFYSAVSRDFLPDAQYRGFAFHFRPGVLDADAQVRRACESLSIAPERIAAQARVHNRLPALRKGHFALVERLDAALAGKRLALTGNWFLGVSMEDALTRSHSEHVRLFGDRA; encoded by the coding sequence ATGAGCACAGACTTCGACCACATCGTCATCGGCGCCGGCATCAGCGGACTGGGCGCCGCGCACTTCTCCGCCCGGCGCGGCCTGAGTACGCTGGTGCTCGAAGCCAGCGACCGCGTCGGCGGCTGCATCAACAGCCAGGTATTCCCCGCACTCGGCGGTTTCTGGACCGAAGCCGGCGGACACACGTGTTTCAACAGCTATGGCCACATGCTGTCCATCCTCGACGATCTGGGTCTGACCAGTCAGGTCCATCCCAAGGTCAAGGTCGGCTACAAGCTTTGGAAGGCGGGCAAGCGCCGCTCCATCCTCTCGGCCCTGCATCTGTTCGAGGGTGCGCGCTCGATTCCCAAGCTGTTCAAGGAACCCAAGGACGGGCGTAGCGTGCGCGACTACTATGGCGCCGTGCTCGGCCGGCGCAATTATCGGGATCTGCTCCAGCACGCCTTCCAGGCCGTCATCTGCCAGCCGGCCGACGACTACCCGGCCGAGGCGCTGTTCCGACGCAAACCACGCCGCAAGGAGGTCATCAAAGCCTTTACCTTCGCCGAGGGCATCGCGACCATCCCGAACGCCATCGCCGCCCAGAACACGCTCGACGTGCGCACAGGTCAGCGGATCGAGCAGGTCGAATCCGAGGGCGAAGGGTTCCGTGTCCGGCTCCAGGACGGCACCGCGATCCGTGCCGCTCACCTGACCCTGGCCGTGCCGCCCGACGTCGCCGCCAAGCTGCTCCCGGCCGGTTTCGAGGACGCACGCGCACTGGTCGCCGGCATCGGCATGGCCGAGATCGAGACACTGGTGCTGGTCTTGCGCCAGGACGATCTGGAACTGCCGCCGATCGCCGGCCTGATCGCCGTCGAGGATGCCTTCTATTCGGCCGTCTCGCGCGACTTCCTGCCCGACGCGCAGTATCGCGGCTTTGCCTTCCATTTCCGCCCCGGCGTGCTCGACGCCGACGCTCAGGTCCGCCGCGCCTGCGAGTCACTGAGCATCGCGCCGGAACGAATCGCCGCCCAAGCGCGCGTCCACAACCGTCTGCCCGCGCTCCGCAAGGGCCATTTCGCGCTCGTCGAGCGCCTCGACGCCGCCCTCGCCGGCAAACGGCTGGCCCTGACCGGCAACTGGTTCCTCGGCGTCTCGATGGAAGACGCCCTGACGCGCAGTCACAGCGAGCACGTCCGACTATTCGGCGACCGCGCCTGA
- a CDS encoding CreA family protein — MRHALILPLLIGALSGNALAEEIGSVSTKFKWMGPNDKIVVEVFQDEDIPGVVCYLSRAKTGGVSGAVGVAEDTSDAAIECTQIGPIALPDDVRSGKRNGEQVFKKRTSLLFKSLQVVRFYDGPRNALVYLTYSDRIIEGSPKNSVSAVAIQPWKTDPVQPAVK, encoded by the coding sequence ATGCGACACGCACTGATCCTGCCGCTACTGATCGGCGCCCTGTCCGGTAACGCACTCGCCGAAGAGATCGGCAGCGTCTCGACCAAATTCAAATGGATGGGTCCGAACGACAAGATCGTCGTCGAGGTCTTTCAGGACGAGGATATCCCCGGCGTGGTCTGCTATCTGAGTCGGGCCAAGACCGGCGGTGTCTCGGGGGCCGTCGGTGTTGCCGAGGACACCTCCGATGCTGCGATCGAATGCACCCAGATCGGTCCCATCGCCCTGCCCGACGACGTGCGCTCCGGCAAGCGTAATGGCGAGCAGGTGTTCAAGAAGCGTACCTCGCTCCTGTTCAAGAGCCTGCAGGTGGTGCGCTTCTACGACGGACCGCGCAATGCCCTGGTCTACCTGACCTACAGCGACCGCATCATCGAGGGTTCGCCCAAGAATAGCGTCTCGGCGGTGGCCATCCAGCCGTGGAAGACAGACCCCGTTCAGCCGGCGGTGAAGTAG
- a CDS encoding septal ring lytic transglycosylase RlpA family protein, translating to MTQAQALTTEGMASYYGDRFNGRRTASGERFDQGELTAAHRTLEFGTRVLVTNKVNGRSVEVTINDRGPYVHGRSIDLSKEAARELGMLGRGVAPVELRVLEFGGSDASGSKDLAVAQAQRLLIDLF from the coding sequence ATGACTCAGGCTCAGGCCCTCACCACCGAGGGTATGGCCTCCTACTACGGAGATCGCTTCAATGGCCGCCGCACCGCCAGCGGCGAGCGTTTCGATCAAGGCGAACTGACGGCGGCACATCGCACGCTGGAGTTCGGTACCCGGGTGCTGGTGACCAACAAGGTCAACGGCCGCTCGGTCGAAGTCACCATCAATGATCGCGGCCCCTATGTGCATGGCCGCTCGATCGACCTCTCCAAGGAAGCGGCACGTGAGCTGGGCATGCTCGGCCGTGGCGTGGCTCCGGTCGAACTCCGGGTTCTGGAGTTCGGCGGCTCGGATGCCTCCGGTTCCAAGGATCTGGCCGTGGCCCAAGCCCAACGCCTCCTGATCGATCTGTTCTGA
- a CDS encoding L,D-transpeptidase family protein, whose protein sequence is MKASLPLVLLSWLTLMTPATGRASELLASTLEAFRESRTLAIDGVPLLSAAVLADFYVQRGYSLAWSKPAPIEALLELAEQSDTEGFRPEDFHVDRLRALSRPGALDALQGAARLAADLQLSDALLRYAHHTRYGKLDPVAIDRKWNDRAPLPAERLIADMHGALEAGDLADFLDGRFQKPFWYQDLKRALSHYAGARQLKALEPLPGGSVLSLGSRGERVAQLRERLRLLGYSERTPPDRPETFDAALSEAVRAFQRGHGLGADGAVGPQTLAVINDPVDESRIERIRINLERMRWLYEDLPPDYVFVDVADYMAHLVRGREIAWSTRVIVGKEDSQTPMFRDRLDHLVLNPTWTMPVSIQKTFTKVSDKYILIDRRTGRRVSGGNATDYKRYRVVQQPGPDNALGRVKFMFPNRHAVYMHDTPSKALFGRSARALSHGCVRVQNPMKFAELLLEESSWDRARIDSVLEGAKTRYVNLSEPLPVLLYYLTARADAEGNLRVRRDVYGRDPAVAEALDQPVQRARIAAYEFLPLATTAPDPALESSVRLTRLDGRER, encoded by the coding sequence ATGAAGGCATCGCTTCCACTGGTTCTGCTGTCCTGGCTGACCCTCATGACGCCCGCGACCGGGCGTGCGAGCGAACTGCTCGCCTCGACCCTGGAGGCGTTCCGCGAGTCCAGGACGCTGGCCATCGACGGCGTACCGCTGCTCTCGGCCGCCGTGCTCGCCGATTTCTATGTCCAGCGCGGCTACAGTCTGGCCTGGTCCAAGCCGGCGCCGATCGAGGCCTTGCTCGAACTCGCCGAGCAGAGCGACACCGAAGGCTTCCGCCCCGAGGACTTCCACGTCGACCGCCTGCGTGCACTGAGCCGTCCGGGTGCGCTCGACGCACTCCAGGGTGCCGCCCGTCTCGCCGCCGATCTCCAGCTGAGCGATGCGCTACTGCGCTATGCCCATCACACCCGCTATGGCAAGCTCGATCCGGTCGCCATCGACCGAAAGTGGAACGACCGCGCGCCGTTGCCGGCCGAGCGTCTGATCGCCGACATGCACGGCGCCCTGGAGGCCGGGGATCTGGCCGACTTCCTCGACGGACGCTTCCAGAAGCCCTTCTGGTACCAGGATCTCAAACGCGCGCTGAGTCATTACGCCGGCGCGCGTCAGCTCAAGGCGCTGGAGCCGCTGCCTGGCGGATCTGTGTTGTCGCTCGGCAGCCGGGGCGAGCGTGTCGCCCAGTTGCGCGAGCGTCTGCGTCTGCTTGGATATAGCGAGCGCACGCCACCCGACCGGCCCGAGACCTTCGATGCCGCCCTGAGCGAGGCAGTGCGCGCCTTCCAGCGTGGTCATGGTCTCGGTGCTGACGGTGCGGTCGGTCCCCAAACGCTTGCGGTGATCAACGACCCCGTCGACGAATCCAGGATCGAGCGCATCCGGATCAATCTGGAGCGCATGCGCTGGCTCTACGAGGATCTGCCGCCCGACTATGTCTTCGTCGATGTCGCCGACTACATGGCCCATCTGGTGCGCGGCCGCGAGATCGCCTGGAGCACGCGCGTCATCGTCGGCAAGGAGGATTCGCAGACACCCATGTTCCGCGACCGGCTCGATCATCTGGTGCTCAACCCGACCTGGACCATGCCGGTCTCGATCCAGAAGACGTTCACTAAGGTCTCGGACAAATACATCCTGATCGATCGTCGCACGGGGCGCCGCGTCAGCGGTGGCAATGCGACCGATTACAAACGCTATCGCGTGGTCCAGCAGCCGGGGCCGGACAACGCGCTCGGGCGGGTGAAGTTCATGTTCCCCAACCGCCATGCCGTCTATATGCACGATACGCCCAGCAAGGCGCTGTTCGGGCGCTCGGCGCGCGCGCTCAGTCATGGCTGTGTGCGGGTCCAGAACCCGATGAAATTCGCCGAATTGCTGCTGGAGGAGTCGAGCTGGGATCGGGCGCGTATCGACAGCGTCCTGGAGGGCGCCAAGACGCGCTATGTCAACCTGTCGGAGCCCTTGCCCGTCCTGCTCTATTATCTGACGGCACGCGCCGACGCCGAGGGCAACCTTCGCGTGCGTCGTGATGTCTATGGCCGCGATCCGGCCGTGGCCGAGGCGCTCGATCAGCCGGTTCAGCGCGCGCGGATCGCGGCCTATGAATTCCTGCCGCTCGCAACGACCGCGCCCGATCCGGCGTTGGAATCCAGTGTACGTTTGACGCGCCTGGATGGCCGTGAGCGCTAG